From Streptomyces griseorubiginosus, one genomic window encodes:
- a CDS encoding SpoIIE family protein phosphatase codes for MDGRRGTSGGTVEGPVPEDLAVVVDAGGTVTVWSSGARRLLGHEAAEVVGRPAADLLAADLPESARRHIAQGRRWATEVALRHRDGDRVVVRLKGTPLADGDGARPWLVTPAAPERVSQPAEPTAEALWDLTLAQLPVPVAVYDAEARLVTANEVMTRVMGRTLAEMRGLTLWEIEPNPPFDEYDRLQRQVLSTGEPIFHENFGQAPGEVRGHAWSMFLSPLKDEGGAVLGMSAAVFDTTEQYWARRRLAVLNDASLRIGSTLDVVRTAEELAEVAVTGFADFVTVDLLESVALGDEPEPVPPDRPVTVRRTAQRSVLDGCPESVVPSGGTTFYPVDTPPMRALIAGRGTLPPEGDPGMRAWVESSRARAETVAKYLIHSVMMVPLRARGVTLGLVHFLRHRTVEPFTEDDLLLAEEIVARAAVSVDNARRYTHERRTALTLQRSLLPDRPPDLAAMEIAYRYLPAGSGADVGGDWFDVIPLSGARVALVVGDVVGHGIHASATMGRLRTAVRTLADVDLAPDELLTQLDDLVVRLDREEGPETRGGPAAQAPTSGEVGATCVYAVYDPVSRRCTMARAGHPPPAVVTPDGEVRFLDLPAGPPLGLGGLPFESVEVELAEGSLLALYTDGLVEAADRDIEVGLDLLRGALADNAGPLEETCDQVLRTALPARPADDIVLMLARTSALDTAQVRTWQLPRDPAAVSRARKEASEQVMAWGLGDASFAAELIVSELVTNAVRYGADPVVLRLIRDSSLICEVSDGSSTAPHLRRARVFDEGGRGLLLVAQMAERWGSRQTATGKTIWAELGLPD; via the coding sequence ATGGACGGCAGGCGCGGCACATCCGGAGGCACCGTGGAGGGACCCGTACCCGAGGACCTGGCGGTCGTGGTCGACGCCGGCGGGACGGTCACGGTGTGGAGCTCCGGGGCACGGCGGCTGCTCGGCCACGAGGCCGCGGAGGTCGTAGGGCGTCCGGCGGCCGACCTGCTCGCGGCCGACCTCCCCGAATCCGCGCGCCGCCACATCGCCCAGGGCCGGCGGTGGGCCACCGAGGTGGCGCTGCGGCACCGCGACGGCGACCGTGTCGTCGTACGGCTGAAGGGCACCCCGCTCGCGGACGGCGACGGCGCGCGGCCGTGGCTGGTCACCCCCGCCGCCCCGGAGCGCGTGTCCCAGCCCGCCGAGCCGACCGCGGAGGCCCTGTGGGACCTCACGCTCGCGCAGCTGCCCGTCCCGGTGGCGGTCTACGACGCCGAGGCGCGGCTGGTGACGGCCAACGAGGTCATGACCCGGGTGATGGGCCGCACCCTCGCCGAGATGCGCGGTCTGACCCTGTGGGAGATCGAGCCGAACCCGCCCTTCGACGAGTACGACCGCCTCCAGCGGCAGGTCCTGAGCACCGGTGAGCCGATCTTCCACGAGAACTTCGGCCAGGCCCCCGGCGAGGTCCGGGGCCACGCCTGGTCGATGTTCCTGTCACCGCTGAAGGACGAGGGCGGGGCGGTGCTGGGCATGTCCGCGGCCGTCTTCGACACCACCGAGCAGTACTGGGCCCGCCGCCGCCTCGCCGTCCTCAACGACGCGAGCCTGCGCATCGGCAGCACCCTGGACGTCGTCCGGACCGCCGAGGAGCTGGCCGAGGTGGCCGTGACGGGCTTCGCGGACTTCGTCACCGTGGACCTGCTGGAGTCGGTGGCGCTCGGCGACGAACCGGAGCCGGTGCCCCCGGACCGGCCGGTCACCGTACGGCGGACCGCGCAGCGCTCGGTCCTCGACGGCTGCCCGGAGTCGGTGGTGCCGTCCGGCGGGACGACGTTCTACCCGGTGGACACGCCCCCGATGCGCGCCCTGATCGCCGGCCGCGGCACCCTGCCGCCCGAAGGGGACCCGGGGATGCGGGCGTGGGTCGAGTCGTCCCGGGCCCGGGCCGAGACGGTGGCCAAGTACCTGATCCACTCGGTGATGATGGTGCCGCTGCGGGCCCGCGGGGTCACCCTCGGCCTGGTGCACTTCCTGCGCCACCGCACGGTGGAGCCGTTCACCGAGGACGACCTGCTGCTCGCGGAGGAGATCGTCGCGCGGGCGGCGGTCAGCGTGGACAACGCCCGCCGCTACACCCACGAGCGCCGCACCGCGCTCACCCTCCAGCGCAGCCTGCTGCCCGACCGCCCGCCGGACCTCGCGGCGATGGAGATCGCCTACCGCTACCTCCCGGCGGGCTCCGGCGCGGACGTGGGCGGCGACTGGTTCGACGTCATCCCGCTCTCCGGCGCCCGGGTCGCCCTGGTGGTCGGTGACGTGGTGGGCCACGGCATCCACGCCTCGGCGACGATGGGCCGCCTGCGGACGGCCGTGCGCACCCTCGCGGACGTGGACCTCGCCCCCGACGAACTCCTCACCCAGCTCGACGACCTGGTGGTCAGGCTGGACCGGGAGGAGGGCCCGGAGACCCGCGGTGGCCCGGCGGCCCAGGCACCGACCTCGGGCGAGGTGGGCGCCACCTGCGTCTACGCCGTCTACGACCCGGTCTCCCGCCGCTGCACCATGGCCCGCGCCGGCCATCCGCCGCCGGCCGTGGTCACCCCCGACGGCGAGGTCCGATTCCTGGACCTGCCTGCGGGCCCGCCCCTCGGCCTCGGCGGCCTGCCGTTCGAGTCCGTCGAGGTGGAGCTGGCGGAGGGCAGCCTGCTGGCCCTCTACACCGACGGCCTGGTCGAGGCGGCCGACCGCGACATCGAGGTCGGTCTGGACCTGCTGCGCGGGGCGCTGGCCGACAACGCGGGCCCCCTGGAGGAGACCTGCGACCAGGTCCTGCGGACGGCCCTGCCGGCCCGCCCGGCCGACGACATCGTCCTGATGCTGGCCCGCACCTCCGCCCTGGACACCGCTCAGGTCCGCACCTGGCAGCTGCCCCGCGATCCGGCGGCGGTGTCGCGGGCCAGGAAGGAGGCGAGCGAGCAGGTCATGGCGTGGGGTCTCGGGGACGCGTCCTTCGCCGCCGAACTGATCGTCAGCGAACTCGTCACGAACGCGGTCCGCTACGGCGCCGACCCGGTCGTCCTCCGGCTGATCCGCGACTCCAGCCTGATCTGCGAGGTGTCCGACGGCAGCAGCACCGCCCCGCATCTGCGCCGGGCCCGGGTGTTCGACGAGGGCGGGCGGGGGCTGCTGCTGGTGGCGCAGATGGCGGAGCGGTGGGGGAGCCGGCAGACGGCCACCGGGAAGACGATCTGGGCGGAGCTGGGGTTGCCGGATTAG
- a CDS encoding XRE family transcriptional regulator — MNARAADGAGAGLGRRARVAWLLRVNRLLAEEKPLRSLPAFAAAFHGGSYDREVSVSTVSRWETARTPVPWQAVRRYEELLGLPRNRLTATARTVWRYWAPGPVLDVDPVAPAGRDLEDLLEQAVSGDVMTGDHWDQLVDGLCARPDVVLMPSGTWARLAERLVEEMVIADDLPWMLRFESLNRLLNHRRGGRTVVAVCGAMAAGRARLTATEIVCALDNSAHPDATDRVLRELARPSGPLAHRGAVMACFRKVNYRQFDEPQLTRLVRAVRDCADDGPFGDQVAPLRTHLSAAHPEHARALLGRRPPAPLPGRRVSDPAAAAVRRVTARLGALEPGRVGDSAVPTALVGEALASPLFDVRLYAAFLLAATPYRPVLADALAAELVRPLATRQEDLAVPLLDALRVVGDHRHRGLLQWLAVTPGVPRTTAYAAVRGLGHVAADRSTGDFLRSALTHHHTAWRAGRDPVTAATLESLVYALGMAARDDVLTAIRTNPDFLPTTRAAASWWLNIPAHHRTSALL, encoded by the coding sequence ATGAACGCGCGTGCCGCGGACGGCGCGGGGGCCGGGCTGGGGCGGCGGGCCCGTGTCGCATGGCTGTTACGGGTCAACCGGCTGCTGGCCGAGGAGAAACCGCTCAGATCGCTGCCCGCCTTCGCGGCGGCCTTCCACGGCGGGAGCTACGACCGCGAGGTCAGCGTCAGCACCGTCTCGCGCTGGGAGACCGCCCGGACTCCCGTCCCCTGGCAGGCGGTTCGCCGCTACGAGGAGTTGCTCGGGCTGCCCCGCAACCGGCTCACCGCCACCGCGCGCACGGTGTGGCGCTACTGGGCGCCCGGTCCCGTCCTGGACGTCGACCCGGTCGCCCCGGCCGGCCGGGACCTGGAGGACCTGCTGGAGCAGGCGGTGTCCGGGGACGTGATGACCGGCGACCACTGGGACCAGCTGGTCGACGGACTGTGCGCGCGGCCCGACGTCGTGCTGATGCCGTCGGGCACCTGGGCCCGGCTCGCCGAGCGGCTCGTCGAGGAGATGGTGATCGCCGACGACCTGCCGTGGATGCTGCGCTTCGAGTCGCTCAACCGGCTCCTCAACCACCGCAGGGGCGGCCGTACGGTCGTCGCGGTGTGCGGTGCGATGGCTGCGGGGCGGGCCCGGCTGACGGCGACCGAGATCGTCTGCGCCCTGGACAACTCCGCCCACCCGGACGCGACCGACCGGGTCCTGCGTGAACTGGCCCGGCCCAGCGGGCCGTTGGCGCACCGGGGCGCGGTCATGGCGTGCTTCCGCAAGGTGAACTACCGGCAGTTCGACGAGCCGCAGCTGACCAGGCTGGTGCGGGCGGTGCGGGACTGCGCCGACGACGGCCCGTTCGGCGACCAGGTCGCACCGCTGCGCACCCATCTGTCCGCCGCGCACCCCGAGCACGCCCGCGCGCTCCTCGGCCGCCGCCCGCCGGCCCCGCTGCCGGGGCGGCGGGTGTCCGATCCGGCCGCGGCGGCGGTGCGCAGGGTGACCGCGCGCCTGGGGGCGCTGGAGCCCGGCCGGGTGGGCGACTCCGCCGTGCCGACCGCGCTGGTCGGCGAGGCGCTGGCCAGCCCGCTCTTCGACGTCCGGCTGTACGCCGCGTTCCTGCTCGCGGCCACCCCGTACCGTCCGGTGCTGGCGGACGCGCTCGCGGCGGAACTCGTACGGCCCCTCGCCACCCGGCAGGAGGACCTCGCGGTCCCGCTCCTGGACGCGCTGCGGGTCGTCGGCGACCACCGCCACCGCGGACTGCTGCAATGGCTCGCGGTCACACCGGGCGTACCGCGCACCACCGCGTACGCCGCCGTGCGCGGCCTCGGCCATGTCGCCGCCGACCGCTCCACCGGCGACTTCCTGCGGTCCGCCCTCACCCACCACCACACCGCGTGGCGGGCCGGCCGGGACCCGGTGACCGCGGCCACCCTGGAGAGCCTCGTCTACGCCCTCGGCATGGCCGCCCGCGACGACGTGCTCACCGCGATCCGCACGAACCCCGACTTCCTGCCCACCACCCGCGCGGCCGCGTCCTGGTGGCTGAACATCCCGGCCCACCACCGCACCAGCGCCCTGCTGTGA